A region of the Polaribacter sp. L3A8 genome:
CAGTGAATCTATAGATGTTTCTAACTTAGCATCTGGTATTTATTTAATTAAATACACTGTAGATAATGCTGTAGGTACTGCAAAGTTTATTAAAGAATAACTTTATTTCTTTACAATAATTTAAAAGAGATGCTATTTTAGGATCTCTTTTTTTTGCATTTTTTATAACTTAAATTATAAACAAAACAGTAATTTTTAATGTATGAGTAAATATAAACTGACTTCATTTGCTACTATAAAACTCAATATTGTAGATTAAGAACTTTAAATAAAATAAAAAAAGTGTCTAAATTAAATTTTAGGCACTTTTTTTTGTTGTAAATAATTGTGATAGATGTATTTTATTTATCAAACCATTCTTTTTAGAAGAAATAAACTTAATCTGAGTTTAATATTTATCAAAAGAATATAACTATTATCCTAAATAGGAGCATAATAGTTTAATTGTTTGTTTTTTAGGTAGTTGTGTTTTGTTTTTTAGTTTTTTAGGATGAGTAATTGTGTTAATTTAGCGATATAAAAACTTAAAATTATGACCAAACTAAAACTAAAATTTTACGCATTATTTATTTTTTCATTAATATCCTATGGTATTCAAGCTCAATCTATTGTAGATAAACATGGTAGATTACGGGTTGATGGTAATACTATTGTAGACAAATCTGGCACCTCTATTAGTTTAGCTGGTAACAGCTTATTTTGGAGTAACGCAGGAGATTCTTCAGATTTTTACAATTCGAGTACAGTGAATCATTTAGCCGATAATTGGAATAGTTCAATTATTAGAATTGCCATGGGTGTAAAAGAATCATGGGATGGAGGAACAGGATACATTGATAGTCCTATTGCTCAAAAAAACAAAATTAAAAAAGTAATAGATGCTGCAATAGCCAAAGGTATTTATGTTATTATAGATTGGCATACCCATGAGGCTGAAAATTATCAAGAAGAATCTGTTGCCTTTTTTAGAGAAATGGCAGAGTTATACGGACAAAATGATAATGTTATTTATGAAATTTATAATGAACCCATAAAGCAACCTTGGTCTGTGGTAAAATCTTATGCTACTCAGGTAATTAATGCAATTCGTTCTAAAGATTCAGATAATTTAATCATTGTAGGTTCCCCTAATTGGTCTCAAGATGTTGATGTTGCATCTCAAAGCCCAATAGTAGATAGTAATACAGCATATGCTTTACATTTTTATGCGGGTACACATTCTGGATTTTTAAGAGACAAAGTTAAAAAAGCATTAAATAACGGAGTTGCAATTTTTGCAACAGAATGGGGAGCTGTAAATGCAGACGGTAAAGGAGATGCATCTGTTTCCGAAACAGAAGAATGGATGCGTTTTTTAAAGGAAAATAAAATAAGTCATGTAAATTGGGCGGTTAGTGATAAACCAGAAGGCGCATCAATTATAAATTCGGGTAAAGGAATTTCTGGGTTGCAAAATGATGATTTAACTGCAACAGGAGTATTTGTAAAAGACATTATAAAAAACTGGTCTGATGATACTCCTAAAAATGAAGATACTACCACTACAGGTAAAATTGAATGTAATACCGTAGAGTGTATTTTAAATGCAATGAAAAATGCAAAACCAGGAAACGAAATTATTATAGCTCCAGGTACTTATGTTGCATTAGAAAAAGACAATACTAATGGTAGAGCATCTCTATTTTTTTCTGCAAAAGATGGTAATGCAGATAAGCCTATTATAATTAGAGCAAAAGATGCTCTTAACCCTCCAATTCTTAAAGGAAAAGAAGGTAAATATGATGGATACGTAATGAGAATTATAGGTGATTACTGGCAAATAAAAAACCTTATTTTAGAAGATGGTTCTAAAGGATTGGTATTTGATAATGCAAATAATGGTCTTATAGAAAACATAACTGTTAGAGATATAGGTGAAGAAGGTATACATTTAAGAGATGGCTCTAGTAATAATTTAGTTACTGGTTGTAACGTTTCTAATACAGGTGTTAAAAAACCAGGTTTTGGAGAGGGTTTGTATGTTGGTTCAGATAAATCTCAACACAACAATCCTTATAGTCCAGATTGTAATAATAATACAATAGAAAATTGTATTATTGGTCCTAATGTTGCTGCAGAAGGGGTAGATATAAAAGAAGGAACTTTAAATACTATTATTAGAAACTGTACTTTTTCTGCAGAGGGAATTACAGGAGAAAATAGTGCAGACGCTTTTATAGATCTTAAAGGAGCGTATACCTTTGTGTATGGTAATACTTTTAATTTAGATGGATCTACAATTATAAATTCTGCAATAGATTTTCAAGATCGAAAAACAAATTACAATACAGGTTATAGAAATGCTGTTTTTAATAATACATTTAATTTAGGTACAAGAGGAGCAGATATTCCTTCAATGCGAGCAAAAGGAGGTAGCCCTTCAGAAATTCATTTCTGGAACAATACTCGTAATCCTAATACAGCAGACCCAACAAGTAGTTTTTCTTTAAAAGCTATGGTTTTATCTTGCCCTAGTTGGAATATTGTAAAATGTGATAATGGAGACACAGGTAATAGTGCCCCTACCGTTAGCATTAAATTGCCTAATAATGGAACTAAATTTACAGTAGGAGAAACAATTTCTATAGAAGCTATTGCTGCAGACAGTGATGGTAGTATTGCTAAAGTAGAATTTTATAATAATAACGAAAAATTAGGTGAAGATAGTTCAGCTCCGTATAAATATAGCATTACAAATGCACAAATAGGAAACTATAATTTGTCTGTAAAAGCAATCGATAATATAGGCGCTACAGCAGAAGCTAATATTACCGTTACAGTAAGTAATGTAATAGATACAGATACAAGTTGTGTTTTTAATACGCCATCACCAAACGCGTTACCAACATTTACAGATGCTGTTTTTTTAAATGCACACGTACTTGGTACAGGAGGACCAGATTTATCTAATTTAAAAAAATTTAGAATTAACTGGAATAGTACAAGTAATATATTGGGCAGATTTGCAATAAATACCAAGAATGGTGTTCCTACTTATTATCTAGATTTAAAAAAGAAAATGACTTATGATTTTGGTAACTCAAAACCAGAGTTAACTATCAGTAATTCGGGTATTTCTAATTTAGATGATTCTTATTGGGTAGCAGAAAATAATGGAAATTTTGTAATGGTTTCTAAAAGTGGAAACTTTACAATTTACTTTAATAATTCTACAACAGCACCAAGTTGTAATAGTGTACAAAGTTTACAAAAAGTTTCAGAGATAAAAATAAAAGAGCAAATAAAATTATATCCTAATCCTGTTAGAAATCAACAGTTAACAATTACCCATATACCAGAAAAAGGAGCAATCGTAAAAATATTCGATTTGCAAGGTAAAGTTGTAATAAAACAAACATTAGGAAATACATCTAAAACAGTATTAGATATTTCTCAATTAAAAACAGGTTTATATGTTGTTTCTATTCAAAATAAAGGAGTTCTAAAAACAATCTTACTTTCTAAATTGTAAAAAAAACAAGTTTGTATAAAAAATAGTAAGCAGTACAATAAAATAATTATTGTACTGCTTATTTAAATTAATATGGTATGCTTTATTAATAATATAAAGCCTCTAAAGTTAAAATATCTAAAAAGCCATCAGTAAAAACACTAAATCTATAGATGTTTCTAACATAGCATCTAATATTAATTTAATAAACTACACCGTAAATAATACGGTCAGAACTACAAAATTTATAAAAGAATAACATTAAATTAAAATAGTATAAGCGTCTAAAATTAATTTTTTAGACGTTTTTTTATGCAAAATAATATTCTTTTTGGGCGTTACCTAAAGGTCGGGCTTTTCACTATATCTTTTTGTAAAAAAACAAAAAGGATGCCGTTTCAATCCCTAACGCAAGCAATTTTGCCAACGAATTAACAAAATAGAAGAACGTATTTGTATTTTTATAAAAGTCCACTTTAAACCTTTTTCACTGTTTTATTTCAAAAGATAAAAATATAATAGAAATATCTGTAAAAAAAGGAAAAAGAGGACGTACTTTTGTCGTTGCTAAAGTTTTAAGAATATTTCTAATAGAATTGATAAACAATTCTTTCTCTAGAAAGCAGTTTATAAAATGGCACAATTGATGAATATATAAACAAAGAAGATGTTGTTATTAATAATTTACAAAAAAAAAGGTGTATATTATAATAGCATACAAATGAAAAAGAGACATTAAAAAAAATAAAAAATTATTTAAAAGTAGCGCAATCCACTTAAAATGATTTTTAAAATAGAATAAAAGAGTCATTTATTTTACAATGACAAACAAAGAAAAAAAATGGGAACACTAGTAAATAATTATATTTTTAAAGCATTAGAAAGTTACCCTTTCGATTTAGAAGAGGTAATGGAGGCTTTAAATTTTGCATTGTCTTACGATGATAAAAATACAATGGCATTAACTTTAATGGGAAGAGTTTATGCAGAAAAGTTATATAAATATGAAGAAGCAATTGTTTATTTTAAACAAGCTTTGGCAGAAAATATTCATGCTTTTGAGGTATATGCACCTTATATAAATACACTTTTATGGAATGAAGATTATAAAGAAGTAGAAGATTTTATAGATTTTGCATTAAAAGTAAAAGGATCTGATAAAGCACTTTTATATCTTAAAAAAGCCATTTTATATGAACAATTAAAAGATTATAAAACAG
Encoded here:
- a CDS encoding cellulase family glycosylhydrolase, coding for MTKLKLKFYALFIFSLISYGIQAQSIVDKHGRLRVDGNTIVDKSGTSISLAGNSLFWSNAGDSSDFYNSSTVNHLADNWNSSIIRIAMGVKESWDGGTGYIDSPIAQKNKIKKVIDAAIAKGIYVIIDWHTHEAENYQEESVAFFREMAELYGQNDNVIYEIYNEPIKQPWSVVKSYATQVINAIRSKDSDNLIIVGSPNWSQDVDVASQSPIVDSNTAYALHFYAGTHSGFLRDKVKKALNNGVAIFATEWGAVNADGKGDASVSETEEWMRFLKENKISHVNWAVSDKPEGASIINSGKGISGLQNDDLTATGVFVKDIIKNWSDDTPKNEDTTTTGKIECNTVECILNAMKNAKPGNEIIIAPGTYVALEKDNTNGRASLFFSAKDGNADKPIIIRAKDALNPPILKGKEGKYDGYVMRIIGDYWQIKNLILEDGSKGLVFDNANNGLIENITVRDIGEEGIHLRDGSSNNLVTGCNVSNTGVKKPGFGEGLYVGSDKSQHNNPYSPDCNNNTIENCIIGPNVAAEGVDIKEGTLNTIIRNCTFSAEGITGENSADAFIDLKGAYTFVYGNTFNLDGSTIINSAIDFQDRKTNYNTGYRNAVFNNTFNLGTRGADIPSMRAKGGSPSEIHFWNNTRNPNTADPTSSFSLKAMVLSCPSWNIVKCDNGDTGNSAPTVSIKLPNNGTKFTVGETISIEAIAADSDGSIAKVEFYNNNEKLGEDSSAPYKYSITNAQIGNYNLSVKAIDNIGATAEANITVTVSNVIDTDTSCVFNTPSPNALPTFTDAVFLNAHVLGTGGPDLSNLKKFRINWNSTSNILGRFAINTKNGVPTYYLDLKKKMTYDFGNSKPELTISNSGISNLDDSYWVAENNGNFVMVSKSGNFTIYFNNSTTAPSCNSVQSLQKVSEIKIKEQIKLYPNPVRNQQLTITHIPEKGAIVKIFDLQGKVVIKQTLGNTSKTVLDISQLKTGLYVVSIQNKGVLKTILLSKL
- a CDS encoding tetratricopeptide repeat protein gives rise to the protein MGTLVNNYIFKALESYPFDLEEVMEALNFALSYDDKNTMALTLMGRVYAEKLYKYEEAIVYFKQALAENIHAFEVYAPYINTLLWNEDYKEVEDFIDFALKVKGSDKALLYLKKAILYEQLKDYKTAITYIKLAKEHTFNSEFMADITIEKDRIKGKMPNKKKKKTKNPKNTDSKVKASKSKK